The Chitinophaga sp. H8 genome contains a region encoding:
- a CDS encoding HEAT repeat domain-containing protein — translation MRLVRTVKLFFREGNSDKTYEIDLCETGPDQYLVNFRYGKRGSTLREGTKTVTAVTLTTATVLFNALEKEKRSKGYRGEHEAVVTAPELPFAITADTEVSTDIRHKAILQRLEDALTGKNSFKTTWKTSRVIWKAGEYKLQAAVPYLIQLAEKGDAMQRYAAIWALGKCGDATAAPLLTSYFENKSSAANIRQLAANALLLVLPATAKAQQLQYFMQGLPVVFQEAIRKSDTHLILQLLQDRVRARSLPVYPMLEELYILAADNAAVKQALLIFLQELPLRPPYFQHIRHLFKQAALRDDHQLVALLAGRFEREHAMFVKKTANEDQTNAPQVYVEELQQYLKAGAELKKQNSRLAYSSKTRDYLHRQVLRQLRQWGTQEDITYVRLATALLLQYDESRDATAPYQTTGYGYLNGRYTSFTRQYPAHAAALYLNYILQGNAPNMRLQASNKLWYFIQEQAEQVHASDTSNVEDTAPKTSFFKKLFGWLGGNKTPPPPKWTSPERTPEMPPETTPAPTTDIPFLALWQQLPEAFIQLLIKGRMEVVHSFALEQLKAHPDYRRLKNNMGTDVIRELLLAAFPLPQQYGFELAKEKYDPAVPSLPLIQAMLYSPLAAAQELGLQWVTQHQTYCFADNDFIIQLIFCPWVAVQQFVNTQLSTQVVTIDKARLLAGKAITWLRSLSRATPAENDTIHEGCLILEQHCRSALGEVEIRTIEALLQSRIAANQAFAARLLLLKQHSFNFDGVPDGLFHNLLANDYAPVRAAGMAIITAMPPEQQLKRPELILHCCIAPYQDTRQQIRLLLPAMIQLDNRLAIWLVNELVPKLMRKEASAGIHQDMANILSNELVNYLHDINTATALRLLYANYPAAQEFGVLVLEKYIPPAALSLKQVIATGNHELLTVRTWCWHFFEQNIARIRYERDTAIALLDASWEDTRQFAKTFFTTQFSENDWTPETLIAIADSVRLDIQAFGRELLTRYFNAADGTAYLLKLSQHPSVNMQVFATTYLESYATNNLAVIQSLEHYFRSVLTRVNKARVAKDRIFTFLEKEALRSAAAASYIGNIITDISATVSIGDKARCIAIMCTIRQQFDVPLPIHITPVRETV, via the coding sequence ATGAGATTAGTCAGGACAGTGAAACTCTTCTTCCGGGAAGGCAACTCAGACAAAACATATGAAATAGACCTGTGTGAAACAGGGCCAGATCAATACCTGGTCAATTTTCGCTATGGCAAACGCGGGAGTACACTCAGGGAGGGCACTAAAACAGTAACCGCCGTAACACTGACGACGGCTACAGTACTGTTTAATGCGCTGGAGAAAGAAAAACGGAGTAAAGGTTACCGGGGTGAACATGAGGCAGTAGTTACTGCACCGGAACTCCCATTCGCCATAACAGCAGATACGGAAGTATCTACAGATATAAGACATAAAGCCATACTGCAACGCCTGGAAGATGCACTTACCGGAAAAAACAGCTTTAAAACCACCTGGAAAACTTCCAGGGTAATCTGGAAAGCAGGCGAGTATAAATTGCAGGCAGCCGTGCCTTATCTTATTCAGCTGGCAGAAAAAGGGGATGCTATGCAGCGCTATGCTGCTATATGGGCACTGGGAAAATGCGGAGATGCCACTGCTGCTCCCCTCCTGACAAGTTATTTTGAAAATAAATCATCTGCTGCTAATATCCGCCAGCTGGCCGCCAATGCACTGTTGCTGGTATTGCCTGCCACTGCAAAGGCCCAGCAGCTGCAATATTTTATGCAGGGATTGCCTGTTGTTTTTCAGGAAGCTATCCGGAAATCTGATACACACCTCATATTGCAATTATTGCAGGACAGGGTGCGGGCAAGATCATTACCCGTATATCCCATGCTGGAAGAATTGTATATCCTTGCTGCAGATAATGCTGCCGTAAAACAGGCACTACTTATCTTCCTGCAGGAACTGCCATTAAGACCACCCTACTTCCAGCATATCCGGCATTTATTCAAACAAGCCGCCTTACGGGATGATCATCAGCTGGTAGCATTGCTGGCAGGGCGGTTTGAAAGGGAGCACGCCATGTTTGTAAAAAAAACCGCCAACGAAGATCAAACCAATGCTCCCCAGGTATATGTGGAAGAACTGCAGCAATATCTTAAAGCGGGTGCAGAGCTCAAAAAGCAAAACAGCCGCCTGGCATATTCCAGCAAAACGCGGGATTACCTGCACCGGCAGGTATTACGCCAGTTGCGCCAATGGGGAACGCAGGAAGATATTACTTATGTGCGGCTGGCTACAGCCTTGTTATTACAATACGATGAAAGCAGGGATGCCACCGCCCCCTATCAAACTACCGGGTATGGCTATCTGAACGGCAGATACACCAGCTTCACCCGTCAGTATCCTGCACATGCCGCAGCGCTGTATCTGAACTATATACTACAGGGCAATGCACCCAATATGCGTTTGCAGGCCAGTAATAAATTATGGTATTTTATTCAGGAGCAGGCTGAGCAGGTCCACGCTTCCGATACTTCCAACGTAGAGGATACTGCCCCCAAAACCAGCTTCTTCAAAAAATTGTTTGGCTGGCTGGGAGGCAATAAAACACCGCCGCCGCCCAAATGGACCTCTCCGGAAAGAACGCCGGAAATGCCACCTGAAACAACACCAGCCCCCACAACAGACATTCCCTTTCTTGCCCTGTGGCAACAGCTGCCGGAAGCATTCATCCAATTGCTGATCAAAGGCCGCATGGAAGTGGTTCATAGCTTTGCGCTGGAACAATTGAAAGCACATCCGGATTACAGAAGGCTGAAAAACAATATGGGAACAGATGTGATCCGCGAATTATTGCTTGCTGCTTTTCCCTTACCACAACAGTATGGATTTGAATTAGCGAAAGAAAAATATGATCCGGCTGTACCCTCCCTTCCGCTGATACAGGCCATGCTATACAGCCCCCTAGCTGCGGCGCAGGAGCTGGGATTACAATGGGTTACCCAACACCAGACATACTGCTTCGCTGATAATGACTTTATTATTCAGCTGATCTTCTGTCCCTGGGTGGCAGTACAACAATTTGTCAACACACAATTATCCACCCAGGTGGTAACGATAGATAAAGCACGCCTGCTAGCCGGTAAGGCGATTACCTGGCTACGCTCCTTATCCAGGGCTACTCCTGCAGAAAATGATACCATCCATGAGGGCTGCCTGATACTGGAACAGCATTGCCGCAGCGCATTGGGAGAAGTAGAAATCAGGACAATTGAGGCCCTGCTCCAGAGCAGGATAGCCGCCAACCAGGCATTTGCTGCCCGGTTGCTGTTGCTGAAACAGCACAGTTTTAATTTTGATGGCGTACCCGATGGACTGTTTCATAACCTGCTGGCCAATGATTATGCACCGGTAAGAGCAGCAGGCATGGCTATCATTACAGCGATGCCCCCCGAACAGCAGCTTAAGCGGCCTGAATTGATCCTCCATTGCTGTATTGCCCCTTATCAGGATACCCGCCAGCAAATCAGGTTATTACTGCCGGCTATGATACAGCTGGATAACCGGCTGGCTATCTGGCTGGTAAATGAACTGGTGCCGAAGCTGATGCGCAAGGAAGCCTCTGCAGGCATTCATCAGGACATGGCCAATATACTCAGTAACGAGCTGGTGAACTACCTGCATGATATTAATACTGCAACGGCATTACGGCTGTTATATGCCAACTATCCTGCTGCACAGGAATTTGGTGTGCTGGTGCTGGAAAAATACATCCCCCCTGCTGCGTTAAGCCTGAAACAGGTTATCGCAACCGGCAATCATGAATTACTCACGGTAAGAACATGGTGCTGGCATTTTTTTGAACAAAACATTGCCCGTATCCGTTATGAACGTGATACTGCTATTGCCTTGCTGGATGCTTCATGGGAAGATACCCGGCAATTTGCGAAAACGTTTTTCACCACACAGTTCTCCGAAAATGACTGGACGCCGGAAACCCTTATCGCTATTGCCGACAGTGTACGTCTCGATATTCAGGCCTTTGGCAGAGAACTGCTGACCCGTTATTTTAACGCTGCGGATGGTACTGCCTATCTGTTAAAACTGAGCCAGCATCCCAGTGTAAACATGCAGGTCTTTGCCACTACCTATCTGGAAAGCTATGCTACCAACAACCTGGCAGTTATACAATCACTGGAACATTATTTCCGCTCCGTACTTACCCGGGTAAATAAAGCAAGGGTAGCTAAGGATAGAATTTTCACCTTCCTGGAAAAAGAAGCGTTACGATCAGCAGCTGCAGCCAGCTATATCGGTAATATCATTACAGATATCTCTGCCACGGTGTCTATTGGAGACAAAGCCCGGTGTATTGCCATCATGTGTACTATCCGGCAGCAATTTGATGTACCGCTGCCTATTCACATCACACCAGTAAGGGAAACGGTATAA
- a CDS encoding SWIM zinc finger family protein produces MLFNYRYSGQSQVYSNATSAGISFSPDTRRDPTFFVGRLHKKIAFREAISALHDVVVADARFKPKDKTAYKEWAAQQESLWLAEYMQGYDAQAANNRIAEIRGTLRDIAVEREQLMSPFYKARRNYFEYLYQKDRDAWFVLDPVISVHPDEVFFECFSQDESSYGKLSASYNVFKEISDFKCGTTNIDYSAGLYNEFQKIRDYKETDFKIDPAGFSIQTSQEELYHEVKIDLPDSWVRGFLQVSAAMTLPAVSFDLHPMDVYNFCLWLRRFKEKHGPRSIRYVLEPGKPVRAIFEPWNKEIVCARSVYQGPQRREIRIWGRRRLLILERLIPVAKKFTVHLTGTGLPSFYIADLGDMQFTLGLSGWTANDWSRAGQFDLMAPRAIVDDKACLRTLSFLQSKWMATPETIVAGTGLDKATVLGALGIYTQAGKVILDLHTGQYRFRELSRDPLPLEALRFANPLEAAASRWVDEQCVTFTAQDIPDVGLQLSGAVKSPSRTYHPVIVIDEDKKLSEAHCDCHHYYTNKLYKGPCEHMLALRMAYARK; encoded by the coding sequence ATGTTATTCAATTACAGATATAGCGGTCAGTCACAGGTATATAGCAATGCTACTTCGGCAGGCATTTCTTTTTCCCCGGATACCCGCCGGGATCCTACCTTCTTTGTTGGCAGGCTGCATAAAAAGATAGCCTTCCGGGAAGCGATCTCCGCATTACATGATGTGGTGGTAGCAGATGCCAGGTTTAAACCCAAAGATAAAACTGCTTATAAAGAATGGGCAGCACAGCAGGAAAGCCTGTGGCTGGCAGAATATATGCAGGGATATGATGCGCAGGCAGCGAATAACCGTATTGCTGAAATAAGAGGCACATTGAGGGATATTGCTGTCGAGCGGGAACAGCTCATGAGCCCTTTTTATAAAGCCCGCCGGAACTATTTCGAATATCTTTATCAAAAAGACAGGGACGCCTGGTTTGTGCTTGACCCCGTCATCAGCGTGCATCCGGACGAAGTATTCTTTGAATGCTTCAGCCAGGATGAATCCAGCTATGGTAAGTTAAGTGCCAGCTACAATGTGTTTAAAGAGATCAGTGATTTTAAATGCGGCACTACTAACATTGATTATTCAGCCGGCCTGTATAATGAGTTTCAAAAAATAAGGGATTATAAGGAAACAGATTTCAAAATAGATCCCGCAGGTTTTTCCATACAAACATCGCAGGAAGAGCTGTACCACGAAGTAAAAATAGACCTGCCTGATAGCTGGGTACGTGGTTTTTTACAGGTAAGTGCTGCCATGACACTGCCTGCGGTGAGTTTTGACCTGCATCCCATGGATGTATACAATTTCTGTTTATGGCTGCGCCGGTTTAAAGAAAAACATGGTCCCCGTTCTATACGCTATGTGCTGGAGCCAGGAAAACCGGTACGTGCCATCTTTGAGCCCTGGAATAAAGAAATAGTGTGTGCACGGTCCGTTTACCAGGGGCCACAACGCCGGGAAATAAGGATATGGGGGCGTCGCCGGTTGCTGATACTGGAACGCTTAATACCGGTTGCCAAAAAGTTTACCGTACACCTTACCGGCACTGGCCTTCCCTCTTTTTACATTGCCGATCTGGGAGACATGCAGTTTACACTCGGCCTTTCCGGCTGGACAGCCAATGACTGGTCACGCGCCGGACAGTTTGACCTCATGGCTCCCAGGGCCATCGTGGATGACAAAGCTTGTTTACGCACCCTTTCCTTTTTACAAAGTAAATGGATGGCCACCCCGGAAACAATCGTCGCAGGTACCGGACTTGATAAAGCTACCGTGTTAGGTGCCCTGGGCATTTATACGCAGGCAGGGAAAGTAATCCTGGACCTGCACACCGGGCAGTACCGCTTCCGGGAGCTAAGCCGTGATCCGCTTCCCCTGGAAGCATTGCGGTTTGCCAATCCCCTGGAAGCAGCCGCTTCCAGATGGGTGGATGAACAATGTGTAACATTCACTGCGCAGGATATTCCGGACGTGGGTTTGCAACTGAGTGGAGCAGTGAAAAGCCCCTCCCGTACTTACCACCCCGTTATAGTAATAGATGAAGATAAAAAACTGAGTGAAGCACATTGTGACTGCCATCATTATTATACCAACAAGTTGTACAAAGGGCCATGCGAACATATGCTGGCACTGCGTATGGCTTATGCAAGAAAATAA
- a CDS encoding reverse transcriptase family protein, translated as MAGGLTRQQLYDKIRASSKEEVILEEMTRLGFWKKEVPVPTLPSPLLRQETVLRKELSDLLLEKQKHQDQERLLADMRKQRMEAAKLKRAETKLRNEEKRKAKAAAWAATKHQNIVYLGEDVSAGLNKKVADVAQLEKYGLPVWHDANALATAMQVTLAKLRYLAYHRKVATHTHYQRFYIPKKSGGKRLISAPMPALKAVQNWILENILYKISNSPAAHGFVRGKSIVTNATPHVGQDIVINIDLRNFFPAIEYKRVKGLFCRLGYSEQLATLLGLLCTEPEVDEITLDNRKYYVAKTNRHLPQGAPSSPAITNLICYKLDKRFEGLAAKYGYIYTRYADDMTFSAKAPADGKAGQLIRFIKQVVKEEGFTIHPDKLQVMRKGDKREVTGIVVNEKLSLDRDKLRRFRALLHHISKTGLANKHWGKGNIISSITGYADYVAMVKPALGLKLKATLTALLQRPDIKEEARAIWTGAVTSPAATPPEPGKTSSDKPWWDVL; from the coding sequence ATGGCCGGAGGTTTGACCCGTCAACAATTATATGATAAGATACGTGCCTCTTCAAAAGAGGAAGTGATCCTGGAGGAAATGACCCGTCTGGGCTTCTGGAAAAAGGAGGTGCCTGTCCCTACCCTTCCATCACCTTTACTGCGTCAGGAAACTGTGTTGCGTAAGGAACTCAGTGACCTGCTCCTTGAAAAACAAAAACACCAGGACCAGGAACGTTTATTGGCAGATATGCGTAAACAGCGCATGGAAGCAGCCAAATTGAAAAGAGCCGAAACCAAGCTTCGCAATGAAGAAAAACGGAAAGCTAAAGCTGCTGCCTGGGCAGCAACAAAACATCAAAACATTGTTTATCTCGGCGAAGATGTATCTGCCGGATTAAATAAAAAAGTTGCTGATGTTGCACAACTCGAAAAATACGGGCTTCCCGTATGGCATGATGCCAATGCATTAGCCACAGCAATGCAGGTTACACTGGCCAAACTGCGCTATCTGGCCTATCACCGTAAAGTGGCCACACATACGCATTACCAGCGCTTTTATATTCCCAAAAAGTCCGGTGGTAAGCGGCTTATTTCAGCACCTATGCCTGCTCTGAAAGCAGTACAAAACTGGATTCTTGAAAACATACTGTATAAGATCAGTAATAGCCCGGCTGCACATGGCTTTGTACGTGGTAAATCCATCGTTACCAATGCCACTCCACATGTAGGACAGGATATTGTGATCAATATTGACCTCCGTAATTTTTTCCCTGCGATCGAATATAAAAGAGTGAAAGGATTGTTCTGCAGATTAGGATATTCAGAACAACTGGCCACCTTGCTTGGCCTGTTATGTACAGAACCGGAAGTAGATGAAATTACATTGGACAACCGTAAATATTATGTTGCCAAAACCAACCGGCACTTACCACAGGGAGCACCCAGCAGCCCTGCTATTACCAATCTGATATGCTATAAGCTGGATAAACGCTTTGAAGGACTCGCTGCCAAGTATGGATACATCTATACCCGTTATGCAGATGATATGACCTTTTCTGCCAAAGCGCCTGCCGATGGTAAAGCCGGACAATTAATCCGGTTTATCAAACAAGTAGTAAAGGAAGAAGGCTTCACTATTCATCCCGATAAGTTACAGGTAATGCGCAAGGGAGATAAGCGGGAGGTAACAGGTATAGTTGTCAATGAAAAGTTAAGCCTCGACCGCGACAAGCTACGCCGGTTCCGTGCACTGTTGCACCATATTTCAAAAACCGGACTGGCCAATAAACACTGGGGTAAGGGTAATATCATCAGTAGTATAACGGGGTATGCTGATTATGTAGCTATGGTAAAACCTGCATTGGGGCTGAAGCTGAAAGCTACCCTGACAGCTTTGCTACAACGGCCCGACATTAAAGAAGAGGCACGTGCCATTTGGACCGGCGCTGTAACTTCACCAGCGGCTACGCCACCCGAACCTGGCAAAACATCCTCCGACAAACCCTGGTGGGATGTACTATAA
- a CDS encoding SMUG2 DNA glycosylase family protein yields MNKNITFADHVIGFNKSLHFTGKLPAGIRIMNPFREQPQVMHIMEAFYQRFYNDHHTRRLILGINPGRLGSGATGIPFTDTKRLTEVCDITIEGVKTHEPSSVFVYDVIHAYGGTRPFYGDFYIGSVCPLGFTSVRQDGTEINYNYYDSKPLTMAVYDFMVKSLREQLTFGIDTRVCYCMGTGKNAAFLQQLNKQERFFEKIVPLEHPRFVMQYRTKRKQEYIDKYLEAFSE; encoded by the coding sequence TTGAATAAAAATATCACTTTTGCAGATCATGTAATTGGCTTTAATAAGTCGCTCCATTTTACAGGGAAGCTGCCAGCAGGTATTCGTATTATGAATCCCTTCCGTGAGCAACCCCAGGTAATGCATATCATGGAGGCGTTTTATCAACGGTTTTATAATGATCATCATACCCGGCGCCTGATCCTGGGAATTAACCCCGGCCGACTGGGATCAGGCGCTACCGGTATCCCGTTTACGGATACCAAACGTCTTACAGAAGTGTGTGATATCACTATTGAAGGCGTTAAAACGCACGAACCTTCCTCTGTATTTGTTTATGATGTAATTCACGCATATGGGGGTACCAGGCCTTTTTATGGTGATTTTTATATTGGCTCCGTGTGTCCCTTAGGGTTTACATCGGTTCGTCAGGATGGTACAGAAATCAACTATAATTATTATGACAGTAAGCCGCTCACCATGGCGGTGTATGATTTTATGGTGAAGAGCCTCCGGGAGCAGTTAACTTTTGGTATAGACACCCGGGTGTGTTATTGTATGGGAACGGGTAAAAATGCAGCTTTCCTTCAGCAACTGAACAAACAGGAACGCTTCTTTGAAAAAATTGTGCCACTGGAACATCCCCGTTTTGTGATGCAATACCGTACTAAACGGAAGCAGGAATATATTGATAAATACCTGGAAGCGTTTTCTGAATAA
- a CDS encoding glycosyl hydrolase, giving the protein MTGFLNAQKKTGIYCAVTLSCFLAACISKKPVADVPTAPLTALESGFVHPPDTIQTSVYWYWMSDNISKAGVVKDLHAMKSVGINRAFIGNIGYPTTPYGKVKLFTPEWWDILHTALKTATELNIEIGIFNSPGWSQSGGPWIKPEQAMRYLASSTTKVTGPGKISRKLAQPVEPFQDVKVIAFPAPKDDDKSITALKPVIRANPAVNNLEYILDGNTATGIDLAQPTTIDLETKDAFRVRSLTIYPAKRRMRFEVELQVKDGTAYRKVKSMVVDRSNDELNVGFDRYAPAAIAIPATTANNIRLVFRNLTPHSGISDIRLSSSPKVEQYAEKTLAKMYPTPLPYWKEYQWLQQPVVDDPETIVQPQDVVDISRYMDADGTLNWNVPAGEWNVMRTGMTPTKVTNAPASPEGTGLEVDKMSKAHVAAHFDAFLGEIMRRIPAEDRKTWKVTVEDSYETGGQNWTDALIDRFKQVYGYSPLPYLPVMQGIVVGSAEMSDRFLWDLRRLIADKVAYDYVGGLRDISHKHGLTTWLENYGHWGFPGEFLQYGGQSDEIGGEFWSEGELGDIENRAASSAAHIYGKRKVSAESFTAGGKSYARYPALMKQRGDRFFTEGINNTLLHLFIQQPDEDKLPGINANFGNEFNRHNTWFNYMDLFTSYLKRSNLMLQQGNYVADVAYFIGEDAPKMTGICDPALPAGYSFDYINAEVIKERVQVKDGKLVLPDGMTYSLLVLPQLETMRPELLSKIRDLVAAGATILGPAPKRSPSMQGFPHADNQVRQMAAELWGKVDGKQVKAGKFGKGMVLSGMDMQTALNTLKIVPDLQLSGQQPVLFIHRTTVDGEIYFVSNQSEQDLSISPAFRVKGKQPELWDAVTGNRRNLPEYTQNESGTVVPLKLAPLESAFILFHKPAGQLTAAVKQNFPDPRTVATIAGPWQVSFEQGRRGPDQPVTFQELIDWTKSADDRIKYFSGTAAYRTTFKVSKAGNNEHLYLHLGEVMVMAKVKVNGVDCGGVWTAPWQVDITKAVKPGNNIVEIEVVNNWINRLIGDSKLPEQERKTWTSNNEYGPDSKLQSSGLKGPVTLRAVTLD; this is encoded by the coding sequence ATGACAGGTTTCTTAAATGCACAAAAAAAGACCGGAATTTATTGCGCTGTCACTCTATCATGTTTCCTGGCAGCCTGTATCAGCAAAAAACCGGTAGCAGATGTGCCCACTGCACCTTTGACGGCCCTGGAAAGTGGCTTTGTGCATCCCCCCGATACCATTCAGACCAGTGTGTACTGGTATTGGATGTCAGACAATATTTCAAAAGCAGGGGTGGTAAAAGACCTGCATGCAATGAAAAGTGTAGGCATCAACCGTGCTTTTATCGGAAACATTGGCTATCCTACCACACCTTATGGAAAAGTAAAATTATTTACGCCTGAGTGGTGGGATATTTTACATACTGCACTGAAAACAGCCACTGAGCTGAATATAGAGATCGGAATTTTTAACAGTCCGGGCTGGAGTCAGTCCGGTGGCCCCTGGATAAAACCAGAACAGGCCATGCGTTACCTTGCTTCATCCACCACAAAGGTAACCGGTCCCGGAAAGATCAGCCGTAAGCTGGCGCAGCCGGTTGAACCCTTCCAGGATGTGAAGGTGATTGCTTTCCCTGCACCTAAAGACGATGATAAAAGTATTACGGCTTTAAAGCCAGTGATCCGGGCAAATCCAGCTGTCAACAACCTGGAATATATACTGGATGGTAATACTGCAACAGGAATTGACCTGGCGCAGCCTACTACGATCGATCTGGAAACAAAAGATGCATTCCGGGTCAGGAGCTTAACAATTTACCCTGCCAAACGCCGCATGAGATTTGAAGTGGAGCTGCAGGTAAAAGACGGGACTGCTTACCGCAAAGTAAAAAGCATGGTGGTAGACCGTAGCAATGACGAACTGAATGTTGGTTTTGACCGGTATGCTCCTGCGGCTATTGCAATACCTGCTACTACAGCTAATAATATCCGCCTGGTATTCCGTAATCTTACCCCTCATAGCGGTATCAGCGATATCAGGCTCTCTTCTTCTCCTAAGGTGGAGCAATACGCAGAAAAGACACTGGCTAAAATGTATCCCACACCACTGCCTTACTGGAAGGAGTATCAATGGCTGCAACAGCCTGTTGTGGATGATCCGGAAACAATTGTTCAACCACAGGATGTCGTAGATATCTCCCGGTATATGGACGCAGACGGTACCCTCAACTGGAATGTACCTGCAGGCGAATGGAACGTGATGCGTACCGGTATGACCCCTACGAAAGTAACGAATGCACCTGCTTCTCCGGAAGGTACCGGCCTGGAAGTAGATAAAATGAGTAAAGCACATGTAGCGGCTCACTTTGATGCTTTCCTGGGAGAAATCATGCGCAGGATTCCTGCGGAAGACCGTAAAACCTGGAAGGTAACGGTGGAAGATAGTTATGAAACCGGCGGGCAAAACTGGACAGATGCACTGATAGACAGATTTAAACAGGTATATGGCTACAGCCCGCTGCCTTATCTGCCGGTAATGCAAGGTATTGTAGTGGGCAGCGCAGAAATGTCGGACCGCTTTTTATGGGATCTCAGACGTTTGATTGCTGATAAGGTGGCTTATGATTATGTAGGCGGATTAAGGGATATCAGTCATAAACACGGACTTACTACCTGGCTGGAGAATTATGGACACTGGGGGTTCCCAGGCGAATTCCTGCAGTATGGTGGACAGTCTGATGAAATAGGCGGTGAATTCTGGAGTGAAGGAGAGCTGGGAGATATTGAGAACAGAGCAGCTTCTTCTGCTGCCCATATTTACGGGAAAAGGAAGGTGTCTGCTGAATCATTTACTGCTGGCGGAAAATCATACGCCCGTTACCCTGCCCTGATGAAACAACGGGGCGACCGCTTCTTTACGGAAGGGATCAATAATACCTTGCTGCACCTGTTTATACAACAACCGGATGAAGATAAACTGCCAGGCATAAACGCCAATTTCGGAAATGAATTTAACCGGCATAATACCTGGTTTAATTATATGGACCTGTTTACCAGTTATCTCAAAAGGAGTAACCTGATGCTGCAACAGGGCAATTATGTGGCAGATGTGGCCTACTTTATCGGAGAAGATGCACCTAAAATGACCGGGATATGTGATCCTGCGTTACCGGCCGGCTACTCTTTTGACTATATTAATGCAGAAGTAATTAAAGAAAGAGTACAGGTGAAGGATGGGAAGCTGGTATTGCCGGACGGCATGACTTATAGCTTGTTGGTACTTCCTCAACTGGAAACCATGCGGCCGGAATTGTTGTCAAAGATCCGCGACCTGGTTGCGGCTGGGGCAACTATCCTGGGGCCCGCGCCTAAACGTTCTCCAAGTATGCAGGGATTTCCGCATGCGGATAACCAGGTGCGCCAGATGGCTGCTGAACTTTGGGGTAAGGTAGATGGTAAACAGGTGAAGGCCGGTAAGTTTGGCAAAGGGATGGTACTCTCTGGTATGGATATGCAAACTGCCCTGAATACACTTAAAATAGTACCGGATCTTCAGTTAAGCGGGCAGCAACCTGTATTGTTTATTCACCGTACTACTGTTGACGGAGAAATCTATTTTGTAAGTAATCAAAGTGAACAGGACTTGTCTATATCGCCGGCCTTCCGGGTAAAGGGCAAACAACCGGAGCTGTGGGATGCGGTGACAGGGAATAGACGTAACCTGCCGGAATACACGCAAAATGAATCCGGAACAGTAGTGCCTTTAAAGCTGGCGCCATTGGAGAGTGCATTCATCTTGTTCCACAAACCTGCAGGGCAGTTAACTGCTGCTGTAAAGCAGAACTTTCCGGATCCCCGCACCGTGGCTACTATCGCCGGTCCGTGGCAGGTGAGTTTTGAACAGGGCAGAAGAGGACCGGATCAGCCGGTGACTTTCCAGGAACTGATTGACTGGACAAAATCTGCTGACGACCGCATCAAATATTTTTCCGGAACGGCTGCTTACCGCACTACATTTAAAGTCTCCAAAGCAGGTAATAACGAACACTTATATCTTCACCTGGGAGAAGTGATGGTAATGGCAAAGGTGAAAGTGAACGGCGTGGATTGCGGCGGAGTATGGACAGCTCCCTGGCAGGTGGATATTACTAAAGCTGTAAAGCCAGGTAATAATATTGTTGAAATTGAAGTAGTCAACAACTGGATCAACCGCCTGATCGGAGATAGTAAACTGCCGGAACAGGAACGGAAAACATGGACCAGCAATAATGAGTATGGGCCTGACAGCAAGTTGCAGTCTTCCGGGTTAAAAGGACCGGTTACATTACGTGCTGTAACGTTAGATTAA